Proteins encoded together in one Camarhynchus parvulus unplaced genomic scaffold, STF_HiC, whole genome shotgun sequence window:
- the LOC115915937 gene encoding olfactory receptor 14I1-like, whose product MSNSSSIRHFLLLALADTRQLQLLHFCLLLGISLAALLGNGLIISAVACGHHLHTPMFFFLLNLALSDLGSICTTVPKAMHNSLWDTRNISYTGCAAQLFFFMFFIVAEYFLLTVMCYDRYVSICKPLHYGTLLGSRACAHMAAAAWASAFLYSLLHTANTFSLPLCHGNALGQFFCEIPQILKLSCFQSYLRELGLLAVCSCLVFGCFVFIVFSYVQIFRAVLRIPSEQGRHKAFSTCLPHLAVVSLFVSTGIFSYLKPPSMSSPPLDLALSVLYSVVPPALNPLIYSLRNQELKAAMWRLMTGWFQKH is encoded by the coding sequence atgtccaacagcagctccatcaggcacttcctcctgctggcattggcagacacgcggcagctgcagctcctgcacttctgcctcttgctgggcatctccctggctgccctcctgggcaacggcctcatcatcagcgccgtagcctgcggccaccacctgcacacgcccatgttcttcttcctgctcaacctggccctcagcgacctgggctccatctgcaccactgtccccaaagccatgcacaattccctctgggacaccaggaacatctcctacactggatgtgctgctcagctctttttctttatgttctttATTGTAGCAGAGTATTTCCTCCTGACCGTGATGTGCTACGACCGCTAcgtgtccatctgcaaacccctgcactacgggaccctcctgggcagcagagcttgtgcccacatggcagcagctgcctgggccagtgcctttctctattcactgctgcacacagccaatacattttccctgcccctgtgccacggcaatgccctgggccagttcttctgtgaaatcccacagatcctcaagctctcctgcttcCAATCCTATCTCAGAGAACTGGGACTCCTTGCTGTATGTTCCTGTTTGgtatttggttgttttgtgttcattgttttctcctatgtgcagatcttcagggctgtgctgaggatcccctctgagcagggacggcacaaagccttttccacctgcctccctcacctggccGTGGTCTCTTTGTTTGTCAGCACTGGTATATTTTCCTACCTTAAGCCtccctccatgtcctccccacccctggatctggccctgtcagttctgtactcggtggtgcctccagccctgaaccccctcatctacagcctgaggaaccaggagctcaaggctgcaATGTGGAGACTGATGACTGGATGgtttcagaaacattaa